In the genome of Streptomyces aquilus, the window CGCCGCTGCCAGCGCTGCTCGATGCGGTCCATCATGGAGCGCTTCTGCCGTGGCTGACGGCGGGCGTGCGGTCCACCTGCCGAGGGCTGCTCGCCCGGCTTGGGGGCCTTGCGCCAACCGGTCACGGCGAGTACCGCACACCCCAGCATGACGAGGAAGCCCACCACACTGAGCCAGACCTGCTTGGCGACCATTCCTGCCATGAGGAGCGCGATACCCACGAGGAAGCCCGCGACCGCCTGGTAGACCCGTCGCCGGGTGTACGTGCGCAGCCCGCTTCCCTCAAGCGCTGTCGCGAACTTGGGATCTTCGGCGTACAGCGCTCGCTCCATTTGCTCGAGCATTCGCTGCTCGTGCTCCGAGAGCGGCACGGAGTCCTCCTCATCGTGCAGTCGCCGGGGCGACCCGGGGGGTCCCTTCAGGATAGGCAGGGAATCGCCCCCGTGAAACCCGCCCCTCTACGCCAATTGGCCAACCGGATTCCGCCATGAACGTCCCGGCCACTGAATCTTCCATTCCCCAGCAGCCGGCCCGTCATGCCGGGCGGTCTCCCTCGATCATACGGCGCTGGGCGCCCGATCGGGGGGCCTGTGGCGTACTCCATCTGCACCCAAGTCCCTGATCAGCGCGGCACCAGGACGGGGCACCCGGGCCTCAGGAGGTCGTCCGCGTCTCGCCGAGCACATGAAGCTGGGTGGCCACGGAGTGGAAGGCGGGGAGCTCGGCGGCCGCCTCCTCCAGCTTGAGCAGCGCCTCCAGGGCGCCGGGCTCGGTGTCGACCAGCACTCCGGGGACCAGGTCGGCGAAGACCCGTACGCCGTGCACGGCGCCGACCTCCAGGCCCGCGCCCTCGACCAGCGCGGTGAGCTGCTCGGCGGTGAAGCGCCTCGGGACGGGGTCACCGGCGCCCCATCGGCCGTTCGGGTCGGCGAGGGCCTGCTTGGCCTCCTTGAAGTGGCCGGCGAGGGCGCGGGCGAGCACGGCGCCGCCGAGGCCGGACGCGAGCAGGCTGAGGACGCCTTCGGAGCGCAGCGCGGCGACCACGTTGCGCACTCCCTCGGCGGGCTCGTCGACGTACTCCAGGACGCCGTGGCACAGCACCGCGTCGTAGGCGCCGCGCTCGACCACGTCGAAGAGGCCGTGGGCGTCGCCCTGGACGCCCTGGACCCGGTCGGCCACGCCGGCCTCGGCGGCGCGGCGCTCCAGGGCGAAGAGCGCGTTGGGGCTGGGGTCGACGACGGTGACACGGTGGCCGAGGCGGGCGACGGGCACGGCGAAGTTGCCGCTGCCGCCCCCGGTGTCGAGCACGTCCAGGGACTCCCGGCCCGTGGCCTTGACCCGTCGTTCGAGAGCGTCCTGGAGGACCTCCCAGACCACGGCGGTACGGAGGGAGGCGCGGGGTCGCAGCGGGTCCGACACGACAGTTGACTCCTCGGCGCGGCACCGCCTCTTGCGCGGCGGAGCGAACGGGCACCCTCCCCGCCCGGGCTACGGAGGGCGAAGGGCTTCAGGCGCCTCCACCCTATTGCCTCCGTTGCCCCACCTGGTCACCTCGGGGCGGTGGCCGAGGGCACGTCTCATACGCCGGACGCGGCACCTTGGCGGCCCCCCTTGCGCCGGCCGGTGCGGGCGCGCGTCCCGCCGGCGGTGTCACCCCGCGTCCGGCATGTCCCTGCTCCCTGGGTGGTCGTCGGGGTCCGGGTGGTCGGCGTCCTGGCGGGGCTGGGGCAGGACCGGCTGGAGGACCAGCATCCGCTCGACGAGGCGCAGGAACATCGCCACGTCGCGTATGAGGTCGTCGGCGTCCCGGCGGGAGGCCGCGCCCTGGATGCCGGCCTCGGCCCGGGCGCGGCGCCGGGCCCCGGCGGCGAAGAGCGCGCTCCACTCGGCGAGCTCGGGCGCTATCTCGGGGAGCACTTCCCAGGCGCTCCGGATCTTGGCGCGGCGTCGGGGCGTGGGCTCCGGGCGGCCTCGCGCGGCGAGCACGGCGGCGGCGGTGCGCAGGGCGGCGAGGTGCGCCGTCGCATAGCGCTCGTTCGGTGTCTCCAGGACGGCGGCCTCGTCGAGTCCGGCGCGGGCCTGGGCGAGCAGGTCGAGGGCGGCGGGCGGGGCCGTGGTCCGGCGCAGCACGGGGTGTACGTCGCTCGCCGGTCCGGTCAGTGAGGGGGCAGGGCCGGTGGCGCGGCGCCGGCGGGCGGCTGCTGCGTGATAGGTGGCCATGACGAACCTCCTGTCGTCTGCGTGACGGCGTTGTGGCCGTATGTGCCCATCGTGAGGTATGGCACTGACAATCCGTTCTGACCTGGGCTTTTGCTTCGATCGAAGGTTCGGGTTACTTTTGCACTGACCAGTCAGTTCAAAAACTTGCCACACACTCAGGGGGTGGGCTGTGGACGGAATCGCCGTCGCAGCCGAGAGCCTCGGGCTCAAGGGACCGCGGGGGTGGGCCTTCCGCGGCATCACCTTCGAGGCCGAGCCCGGGTCGCTCATCGCGGTCGAGGGCCCGTCGGGAACCGGCCGCACATGTCTGCTGCTCGCGCTCACCGGACGGATGAAGGCCACCGAGGGGACCGCGACCGTGGGCGGGGCGCGGCTGCCGAAGCAGCTCGGGGCGGTGCGGCGGCTGAGCGCCGTCGCCCATGTCGCCGGCGTCACCGACCTCGACCCGGCCCTCACCGTCGGGGAACACCTGCGGGAGCGGGCCCTGCTCCAGCGCCGGTTCGGGGACTCCCTGCGGGCCCTGCTGCGGCCCCGCGCGGAGCGCGCGAACGAGGCGAGGCTGCGCATCGACACCGCCCTGACCGCCGCCGGTCTCGACCGGGAGGCCCTGCCCAAGGGCTCGCGGACCGCCGTACGCGATCTGGAGCGGCTTGAGGCGCTGCGCCTGTCCCTCGCACTCGCGCTCATCGGGCGTCCGCAACTCCTCGCCGTCGACGACGTCGACCTGAAGGTGTCGGACGCGGAACGGGCCGAGGTCTGGGCGCTGTTGAGGTCGCTCGCCGAGGCCGGGACCACGGTCGTGGCGGTGTGCAGCGAGGCTCCTGAGGGCGTTCTGACGATCGCCACCGGACAGAAGGAGGGGACCGATGCGCTCGCCGCGACTGGCCGCTCTTGAGCTGCGGCGCTTCGGGCGGGGCAAGCTGCCGCGCGCCGCCCTGGTGGCGCTGCTGGTGCTGCCGCTGCTCTACGGCGCCCTGTACCTGTGGTCGTTCTGGGACCCGTACGGCCGGCTCGACCGCATCCCGGTGGCGCTGGTGAACGACGACAAGGG includes:
- a CDS encoding DUF3040 domain-containing protein, whose protein sequence is MPLSEHEQRMLEQMERALYAEDPKFATALEGSGLRTYTRRRVYQAVAGFLVGIALLMAGMVAKQVWLSVVGFLVMLGCAVLAVTGWRKAPKPGEQPSAGGPHARRQPRQKRSMMDRIEQRWQRRRDEQGGQ
- a CDS encoding methyltransferase, with amino-acid sequence MSDPLRPRASLRTAVVWEVLQDALERRVKATGRESLDVLDTGGGSGNFAVPVARLGHRVTVVDPSPNALFALERRAAEAGVADRVQGVQGDAHGLFDVVERGAYDAVLCHGVLEYVDEPAEGVRNVVAALRSEGVLSLLASGLGGAVLARALAGHFKEAKQALADPNGRWGAGDPVPRRFTAEQLTALVEGAGLEVGAVHGVRVFADLVPGVLVDTEPGALEALLKLEEAAAELPAFHSVATQLHVLGETRTTS
- a CDS encoding SAV_6107 family HEPN domain-containing protein, which gives rise to MATYHAAAARRRRATGPAPSLTGPASDVHPVLRRTTAPPAALDLLAQARAGLDEAAVLETPNERYATAHLAALRTAAAVLAARGRPEPTPRRRAKIRSAWEVLPEIAPELAEWSALFAAGARRRARAEAGIQGAASRRDADDLIRDVAMFLRLVERMLVLQPVLPQPRQDADHPDPDDHPGSRDMPDAG
- a CDS encoding ATP-binding cassette domain-containing protein, which encodes MDGIAVAAESLGLKGPRGWAFRGITFEAEPGSLIAVEGPSGTGRTCLLLALTGRMKATEGTATVGGARLPKQLGAVRRLSAVAHVAGVTDLDPALTVGEHLRERALLQRRFGDSLRALLRPRAERANEARLRIDTALTAAGLDREALPKGSRTAVRDLERLEALRLSLALALIGRPQLLAVDDVDLKVSDAERAEVWALLRSLAEAGTTVVAVCSEAPEGVLTIATGQKEGTDALAATGRS